In one Nicotiana tomentosiformis chromosome 6, ASM39032v3, whole genome shotgun sequence genomic region, the following are encoded:
- the LOC138894076 gene encoding uncharacterized protein → MAEYDEEENLFADIDEYIEDTNAIVPLRVDAATFKVEHGLILILKAEGFFRNSTDDDPTQHHRNFLGVCAMHKQNNVSDDALRLMVFKYSLVGEARKWIQNLPPHSIHSWPELVHAFLAKWFPQRRKSELKDKIFFFKQLPGEHLHEAWDWFKQYLVRLPNHGFPDKIMSEKFYMGLDPLNQSIAKNVADGSFMDKTFTRITQILGKMAEYNQAWHSENTMGGIAYGTPSLTNMIKENQERDQVIVGLATNINVLTKMFTENQTKKVNNVEDVQPWSTEDYEEANYVHNSQGGYLQQNQWRPNPQGQGHQQWRNDQGGSSQGENEQIIGVDDLEQEVEAQVEVQVVVEVEKLPKSVKVQEENHEKVKRKEAPTSLAQIPRPSPPFPQRLARRVDDSKFEKFYDILKQLSVNIPFVEAFQEMSGFAKYLKDLITKKRTTKNDVTHRVSPIIATTTVEKKEHPGAFTIPCTIGLRDFARALSSGVKHVETYKHEIANGRSFNQKTSGIIDDVLVKVEKFLFSDDFVILDCAVDKEIPIFLGRPFFATGTALMDSERNKIKFRVNDEEVTFQERRGMKLPYAYEGISVIDVVDEVEDSSEMKMEEECLGEALAEILVNGENMEGYMESMNALEGRESYTYAPKKLSLDLENRAIPPAKP, encoded by the exons ATGGCAGAGTATGACGAAGAAGAAAATCTGTTTGCGGATATAGATGAGTACATCGAGGACACAAATGCCATTGTCCCTCTGCGAGTTGACGCTGCTACCTTCAAGGTGGAACATGGTCTGATCCTAATACTTAAAGCAGAGGGATTTTTTAGGAATTCTACCGATGATGATCCAACACAACATCATAGAAACTTCTTGGGTGTGTGTGCGATGCACAAACAGAACAACGTGTCAGATGATGCCCTAAGACTGATGGTATTCAAGTACTCACTAGTTGGAGAGGCAAGAAAATGGATCCAAAATCTTCCACCTCACTCCATTCACTCTTGGCCTGAACTAGTTCATGCTTTCTTAGCCAAATGGTTCCCACAAAGAAGGAAATCCGAGCTCAAGGataaaattttctttttcaaGCAACTACCGGGAGAACACCTACATGAGGCATGGGATTGGTTCAAGCAATACCTAGTAAGGTTGCCTAATCATGGTTTTCCGGACAAAATCATGTCAGAAAAGTTTTACATGGGTTTGGATCCGTTGAACCAATCCATAGCAAAGAATGTTGCGGATGGGTCTTTTATGGATAAAACATTCACAAGGATCACACAAATTCTCGGCAAGATGGCAGAATACAATCAAGCTTGGCACTCAGAAAATACCATGGGTGGAATTGCATACGGTACTCCCTCTTTGACCAACATGATTAAGGAGAATCAAGAGAGAGATCAAGTAATTGTCGGTCTTGCCACAAACATTAATGTGTTAACCAAGATGTTCACTGAAAACCAAACTAAAAAGGTAAACAATGTGGAAGATGTGCAACCCTGGTCAACCGAAGATTACGAGGAGGCGAATTATGTCCATAATTCTCAAGGTGGTTATCTCCAACAAAATCAATGGAGGCCTAACCCACAAGGGCAAGGCCATCAACAGTGGCGCAATGATCAAGGTGGATCAAGTCAAG GAGAAAACGAGCAAATTATTGGAGTAGATGATCTTGAGCAAGAGGTTGAAGCACAAGTTGAAGTGCAGGTTGTTGTTGAAGTTGAAAAGCTCCCAAAAAGTGTAAAAGTCCAAGAAGAAAATCATGAAAAGGTAAAGAGGAAAGAGGCACCAACATCTCTAGCACAAATTCCTAGACCTTCCCCTCCGTTCCCTCAAAGACTTGCTAGGAGGGTTGATGATAGcaaatttgagaaattttatgACATTCTCAAGCAATTGTCGGTGAACATACCATTTGTGGAAGCCTTTCAAGAGATGTCGGGTTTTGCTAAATACTTAAAGGACTTGATAACCAAGAAAAGAACCACCAAGAATGATGTTACTCACCGGGTTAGCCCCATTATTGCAACAACCACCGTTGAAAAGAAAGAACACCCGGGAGCATTCACCATTCCGTGCACTATTGGCCTGCGAGATTTTGCAAGGGCTCTTT CAAGCGGGGTTAAGCATGTCGAGACCTACAAGCATGAGATTGCAAATGGACGATCATTCAATCAAAAGACCAGTGGGATTATTGATGATGTCTTAGTGAAAGTGGAAAAGTTCCTCTTTTCGGATGATTTTGTGATCCTTGACTGTGCCGTTGACAAAGAAATCCCTATCTTCTTGGGGAGGCCATTCTTTGCTACCGGAACAGCACTTATGGATTCAGAACGAAACAAAATCAAGTTCCGAGTTAATGATGAAGAAGTCACCTTCCAAGAAAGAAGGGGTATGAAGTTGCCATATGCATATGAAGGCATCTCAGTCATTGATGTTGTTGATGAGGTAGAGGACTCAAGTGAAATGAAAATGGAAGAAGAATGCCTAGGTGAGGCTTTGGCGGAGATATTGGtaaatggtgaaaacatggaGGGGTACATGGAATCAATGAATGCATTAGAAGGACGTGAGTCTTACACTTACGCACCAAAGAAGCTTTCTCTTGACTTAGAGAATAGAGCCATTCCCCCAGCAAAGCCTTGA